A single Lolium perenne isolate Kyuss_39 chromosome 6, Kyuss_2.0, whole genome shotgun sequence DNA region contains:
- the LOC127306203 gene encoding probable RNA-dependent RNA polymerase 1, whose translation MGGKTIQVSGFPATVHADHVKDLLEQIVGTGNVYAVKLRPPKVISANSRSFAIVQFQTEAHASLVENAARRKALNYGSYYLKARPAERDIVPRPRTTIFNLQGATLHLGCLLKERVLSVLWSGTDVSVDFGFAMKKIDFCLLYNSKKYKLELSYESIWEIQLHSPLGSREKFLLIQVLSAPKIYEPNPRRSGYMYEDPLFNYFRDDTDDQWTRTTDFTPSASIGQSYVLCLELPYLADLPNIREYFVYYEECNSEFHCQCGYSYSSNTCFVPIVKSHCYIDVPYDILFKISHLVQNGTLSGPTLDDNFFRLVSPQYICIDHIKRALEKMAYLKKTCLNPTNWLSEQYKKNRRSRYVLTSPSISLDDGLVYVYRVQVTPVKVYFCGPEINVSNRVIRNYASDLDNFLRISFVDEDCEKLRSTDLSPRSAPGNNTRRTALYNRVLSVLSNGITISDKHFEFLAFSSSQLRDNSAWMFASRPGLSASDIREWMGNFRNIRNVAKYAARLGQSFSSSTETLKVHQYEVDKIPDITNGTKYVFSDGIGTISADFAKEVSMKCKMIRFTPSAFQIRYGGYKGVVAIDPRSHWKLSLRGSMSKFQSDNITLDVLAYSKYQPCFLNRQLITLLSTLGVSDNIFERKQQEAVKQLNRMVTEPQAAIEAIELMPMGEITNTVKELLLCGYKPDLEPYLSMLLQTFRASKLLELKTRSRILIQKGRAMMGCLDETGMLEYGQVFIQASTSATGRDIEQVTGKVVVAKNPCLHPGDVRILQAVYYPVLNHMVDCVVFPQQGPRPHPNECSGSDLDGDIYFVSWDPDLIPTRMVAPMEYTPALTETLDHDVRIEEVHEYFTNYIVNESLGIIANAHVVFADKEDLKAESTPCIKLAELFSIAVDYPKTGVPAQIPSELHVREYPDFMEKLDRATYESKGVIGKLYREIKKQNPHIGHFTKDVARRSYDTDMIVDGYEDYIDEAVWFKGEYDFKLGNLMDHYGIKSEAEIISGCILKMAKNFTKSSDADAIRLAVRSLRKEARSWFSEMSADESRDGHEASYAKASAWYHVTYHPDYWGSYNEGYDLRPHFISFPWCVFDKLLRIKQRTELVRRMQPDVLDLQNSMNRNMRLS comes from the exons ATGGGTGGCAAGACTATTCAGGTGTCAGGATTTCCGGCAACTGTCCATGCTGACCATGTCAAGGATTTGCTGGAGCAAATTGTTGGTACTGGCAACGTCTACGCAGTCAAGCTCAGGCCTCCAAAGGTCATCTCTGCAAACTCAAGATCTTTCGCTATTGTTCAGTTCCAGACCGAGGCACATGCCTCACTGGTGGAGAATGCGGCTCGAAGGAAGGCACTTAATTATGGAAGCTATTATCTGAAGGCCCGACCTGCGGAACGTGACATTGTTCCAAGACCAAGAACTACGATTTTTAACTTACAGGGTGCAACACTGCATCTTGGCTGCCTTCTGAAGGAAAGAGTTCTATCTGTTCTGTGGAGCGGAACGGATGTCTCTGTTGACTTTGGATTTGCTATGAAGAAGATTGACTTTTGCCTCTTGTACAACTCGAAGAAATACAAGCTTGAGCTTTCCTACGAGAGCATATGGGAGATCCAGCTTCACAGTCCACTTGGGTCACGGGAAAAGTTCCTCCTGATTCAG GTTCTATCTGCTCCAAAAATTTATGAACCAAACCCACGCCGTTCTGGTTATATGTACGAGGATCCTTTATTCAACTATTTCAGGGATGATACAGATGATCAGTGGACCAGAACAACTGACTTTACTCCATCAGCAAGCATTGGCCAATCATATGTTCTATGTCTGGAGCTACCATATCTTGCTGATCTCCCAAACATTCGCGAGTACTTTGTTTACTATGAAGAATGCAATTCTGAGTTTCATTGCCAGTGTGGATATTCATACTCTAGCAATACTTGCTTTGTTCCAATTGTGAAATCTCATTGTTACATTGATGTCCCCTATGACATACTCTTCAAGATCAGCCACTTGGTTCAGAATGGGACACTTAGTGGGCCAACACTTGATGACAACTTCTTCCGTCTGGTCAGCCCACAATATATATGTATTGACCATATAAAGCGTGCACTTGAAAAGATGGCATACCTAAAAAAGACTTGCTTGAATCCAACAAACTGGTTATCAGAACAATACAAAAAAAATCGGAGATCACGCTACGTGTTAACATCACCCAGCATATCTCTGGATGATGGGTTGGTATATGTCTACAGGGTGCAAGTTACCCCTGTGAAAGTGTACTTTTGTGGTCCTGAGATTAATGTCTCCAATCGTGTTATACGGAATTATGCTTCTGATTTGGATAACTTCCTTCGGATTTCATTTGTTGATGAGGACTGTGAGAAGCTCCGTTCAACTGATTTATCACCACGGTCTGCTCCAGGAAATAATACAAGGAGAACTGCTCTGTATAACAGAGTTCTTTCAGTCCTTTCAAATGGCATCACTATCAGTGACAAGCACTTTGAGTTTCTAGCCTTTTCTTCAAGCCAGCTCAGAGATAACTCTGCATGGATGTTTGCTTCTCGGCCAGGGTTATCTGCCAGTGACATCAGGGAGTGGATGGGAAACTTCCGTAATATTAGAAATGTGGCAAAGTATGCTGCAAGGCTTGGTCAGTCTTTTAGTTCCTCAACGGAAACCTTGAAAGTACATCAGTATGAGGTTGACAAAATTCCAGATATAACAAATGGTACGAAGTATGTATTTTCTGATGGAATTGGAACCATCTCAGCTGATTTTGCAAAGGAAGTGTCTATGAAGTGCAAAATGATCCGCTTTACTCCCTCGGCTTTCCAAATAAGGTATGGAGGTTATAAAGGTGTCGTCGCTATTGACCCAAGATCGCACTGGAAACTTTCTTTAAGAGGAAGCATGTCAAAGTTTCAGTCAGACAACATCACACTAGATGTCCTTGCATACAGCAAGTACCAGCCATGCTTCCTGAATCGGCAGCTAATCACTCTTCTTTCAACACTAGGAGTCAGTGATAACATATTTGAACGGAAGCAACAAGAGGCTGTGAAGCAGTTAAACAGAATGGTAACTGAACCACAAGCTGCTATTGAGGCGATTGAACTTATGCCCATGGGAGAGATTACCAATACGGTGAAGGAATTGCTGCTATGTGGCTACAAGCCTGATCTTGAACCATATCTTTCTATGCTGCTACAAACCTTTAGAGCATCCAAGTTGCTAGAACTGAAAACGAGATCAAGGATACTTATCCAAAAAGGACGTGCAATGATGGGATGCTTGGATGAAACAGGCATGCTGGAGTATGGACAAGTTTTCATTCAAGCTTCTACCAGTGCAACTGGCCGTGATATCGAACAAGTAACTGGAAAAGTTGTGGTTGCCAAAAACCCTTGCCTCCACCCGGGCGATGTCCGTATTCTCCAGGCTGTTTATTATCCTGTTCTGAACCACATGGTTGACTGTGTTGTCTTTCCACAGCAAGGGCCAAG GCCTCACCCTAATGAGTGTTCAGGGAGTGATCTTGACGGAGACATTTATTTTGTTTCATGGGATCCAGATCTCATTCCAACTCGTATGGTGGCACCTATGGAGTACACTCCAGCATTAACAGAAACATTAGATCATGATGTTAGGATTGAG GAAGTACATGAGTACTTTACAAATTACATAGTTAATGAGAGTCTGGGAATCATCGCCAACGCGCATGTAGTCTTTGCGGATAAGGAAGATCTTAAGGCTGAAAGTACACCCTGCATTAAGCTGGCTGAGCTCTTCTCGATTGCCGTCGATTACCCAAAGACAGGAGTGCCGGCTCAAATTCCGTCTGAACTACATGTGAGGGAGTATCCAGATTTTATGGAGAAGCTTGACAGAGCTACCTATGAATCTAAGGGAGTAATAGGGAAGCTGTATAGGGAAATAAAGAAGCAGAACCCTCACATAGGGCACTTCACAAAGGACGTGGCAAGGCGGTCATATGACACTGATATGATTGTTGATGGTTACGAAGACTACATCGACGAAGCTGTGTGGTTCAAGGGAGAGTATGACTTCAAGTTGGGTAACCTGATGGATCACTACGGAATAAAAAGCGAGGCTGAGATAATAAGCGGATGCATTCTTAAGATGGCAAAGAATTTTACCAAGAGCAGTGATGCCGATGCTATCAGACTGGCGGTGAGATCTTTGCGGAAAGAAGCAAGGTCATGGTTCAGCGAGATGAGCGCAGATGAGAGCAGGGATGGTCATGAAGCCTCCTACGCCAAGGCATCCGCTTGGTACCATGTCACCTATCACCCGGACTACTGGGGTTCTTACAATGAAGGTTATGATCTCCGGCCACACTTCATCAGCTTTCCCTGGTGTGTCTTTGACAAGCTGCTGCGCATCAAGCAGAGGACAGAACTTGTAAGGAGGATGCAGCCTGATGTGCTCGATCTCCAGAATAGCATGAACCGGAACATGAGGCTCAGTTGA
- the LOC127306205 gene encoding uncharacterized protein, translating to MEAKAKKPNSKQKMKETKKSREHADDSIGSHQPAESSYQGLTVLKEVATLHKEHLEQLAIKKNQKKVKDEDAGKAVASAGRHEESVTEAWKAEEAVTVGSSKSAMNQQVISLETEESVRRRVEAIYSRMPPEYREKLIKEEAAWEEAHNAMMANFKKLSERKRSGNSVCDDLENKPTYPSATMSMREYSVQDDLDHDRGKSATQVAKSDVAKAMVSEAESFASHRFLWESQWRKTCGLFTDITVLSSMQFTPYAPGYSSPYSSSCSTPKTLQIFSIKLAKLYSGLEFPLSVYGVVAVRDTVDRNRNLLFSCDRSEAQELTHNDPFLHLIGPSRAIVNVDEVCIEVELKVKGRAGSKDIALFSTAHPYMGEHHTGLSKITLYNIFCKLHLRLQQVKQTVQATILGVQVVKDDGSWPFKYGGLVACCPLSEEMLAPNSGFSRNMPIVLIDSKDRAMLKGARGHVHLWRQVVSVEHQGALDVVIQAYSKYGAATHRTRVRFTPKLCNISQEKCLLHDAEVTITIAWSCVATSKMGRVALENRVESATPLTAAEEEMNFEAERFASYRTFWESKLRKTCGLFTDITNLSSMQFTHYTPGRSPYSSSSCSVPETLQIFSIKLTRIHGGLEFPFSVYGVVAIRDTVECNRNLLFSRDISEAQELKQNDTILHLIGPSRAIVFTDKVCIEIELRVKGAAGSQDKALISSARHYMGCVSTICFKNVFCTLELCLEPVKQTVQATILGVRGDGSWPFKYGGIVACSPLPGKVVVKDGQFSRNIDPSAHRSATQIVLIDSKDEAVLKGEDGYVHLLRQVVSVELQGVLDVVVQAYSKSGVISAGTRARFTPRACNVSQQKCRLDDAKVTITVAWSRVATNKKLVALEACGRKCV from the exons ATGGAGGCAAAGGCTAAGAAACCCAATTCTAAGCAGAAGATGAAGGAGACGAAAAAGAGCAGGGAACATGCGGATGATTCGATTGGTAGCCACCAGCCTGCTGAGAGCAGTTACCAAGGGTTAACAGTACTCAAAGAGGTTGCGACACTACACAAAGAACACCTAGAGCAGTTGGCAATAAAGAAGAATCAGAAGAAGGTGAAGGATGAAGATGCTGGGAAAGCTGTTGCTTCTGCTGGAAGACATGAAGAATCTGTGACAGAAGCCTGGAAAGCTGAAGAAGCTGTGACGGTGGGCAGCAGCAAATCAGCCATGAACCAACAGGTGATCAGTCTGGAGACTGAAGAATCAGTCCGGAGAAGAGTGGAGGCTATTTACTCAAGGATGCCACCAGAATATCGGGAGAAACTGATAAAAGAGGAAGCAGCGTGGGAGGAGGCACATAATGCTATGATGGCCAACTTCAAGAAGCTTTCAGAGAGAAAGAGGAGTGGGAATTCAGTGTGCGACGATTTGGAGAACAAACCTACATATCCCAGTGCCACTATGTCAATGCGAGAGTACTCCGtccaagatgatcttgatcatgacagaGGCAAATCAGCCACACAAGTGGCCAAGAGTGATGTAGCCAAGGCCATGGTTTCCGAGGCGGAGAGTTTCGCTTCACACCGTTTCCTCTGGGAGTCTCAATGGAGGAAAACCTGTGGTTTATTCACAGATATAA CTGTTCTGAGTTCCATGCAGTTTACACCATACGCACCTGGATACAGTAGTCCTTACAGCAGTTCCTGTTCCACCCCGAAAACCTTGCAGATCTTCTCCATCAAACTCGCAAAACTTTATAGTGGCCTTGAGTTTCCGTTGTCTGTGTATGGCGTGGTTGCCGTTCGGGATACCGTGGATCGCAACCGAAATCTTCTCTTCTCTTGCGATAGGAGCGAGGCCCAAGAACTGACACATAAT GATCCTTTTCTCCACTTGATTGGTCCATCCCGTGCAATCGTAAACGTGGACGAGGTTTGCATTGAAGTGGAACTAAAAGTAAAAGGCAGGGCAGGCTCTAAAGATATAGCGTTGTTCAGTACTGCGCACCCTTACATGGGAGAACACCATACTGGGTTGTCTAAAATCACCTTGTACAACATCTTCTGCAAGCTACATTTGCGCTTGCAGCAGGTTAAACAAACTGTCCAAGCCACTATCTTGGGTGTCCAGGTTGTCAAAGATGATGGGTCATGGCCTTTTAAATATGGTGGCCTAGTTGCTTGCTGCCCACTATCAGAGGAAATGCTGGCCCCTAATAGTGGATTCAGTCGTAATATGCCTATTGTGTTGATTGATTCAAAAGATAGAGCAATGCTGAAAGGTGCTAGGGGTCATGTACATCTGTGGAGGCAAGTTGTTTCTGTAGAACATCAAGGAGCATTGGACGTTGTCATACAAGCCTACTCCAAATATGGTGCTGCCACTCACAGAACTCGTGTCCGTTTCACGCCCAAACTTTGCAACATAAGCCAGGAGAAATGTCTCCTTCATGATGCTGAGGTAACTATTACTATTGCTTGGTCCTGTGTGGCTACGAGCAAGATGGGGCGAGTTGCGTTAGAGAATCGCGTCGAATCAGCCACACCACTGACGGCCGCTGAAGAGGAGATGAATTTCGAGGCAGAGAGATTTGCGTCATACCGGACATTCTGGGAGTCCAAATTGAGGAAAACATGTGGTTTATTCACAGATATAA CGAATCTGAGTTCCATGCAGTTTACACACTACACACCTGGACGCAGTCCTTACAGCAGTTCTTCCTGTTCCGTCCCAGAAACCCTGCAGATCTTCTCCATCAAACTCACACGAATTCATGGTGGCCTTGAGTTTCCATTTTCTGTGTATGGTGTGGTTGCCATTCGAGACACCGTGGAATGCAACCGaaatcttctcttctctcgtGATATTAGCGAGGCCCAAGAACTGAAACAGAAT GATACAATTCTGCACTTGATTGGTCCATCCCGTGCAATCGTGTTTACAGACAAGGTTTGCATCGAAATCGAACTAAGAGTAAAAGGTGCAGCTGGCTCTCAAGATAAAGCATTGATCAGTTCTGCACGCCATTACATGGGTTGCGTTTCCACCATCTGCTTCAAGAATGTCTTCTGCAcgctagagttgtgcttggagccagTTAAACAAACGGTCCAGGCCACTATCTTGGGTGTCAGAGGCGATGGGTCATGGCCTTTCAAATACGGTGGCATAGTTGCTTGCTCCCCACTACCAGGGAAAGTAGTGGTCAAGGATGGGCAATTCAGTCGTAATATTGATCCCTCAGCCCACCGCTCAGCCACCCAGATTGTGTTGATTGATTCGAAAGATGAAGCCGTGCTGAAAGGTGAAGATGGTTATGTACATCTGTTGAGGCAAGTGGTTTCTGTAGAACTACAAGGAGTGTTGGACGTCGTCGTCCAAGCCTACTCCAAATCTGGTGTTATCTCTGCTGGAACTCGTGCACGGTTCACGCCCAGAGCTTGCAACGTAAGCCAGCAGAAATGTCGCCTTGATGATGCTAAGGTAACTATTACTGTTGCTTGGTCACGTGTGGCTACCAACAAGAAGTTAGTTGCGTTAGAGGCTTGCGGCAGAAAGTGTGTTTGA